In Erpetoichthys calabaricus chromosome 2, fErpCal1.3, whole genome shotgun sequence, a genomic segment contains:
- the pabpn1 gene encoding polyadenylate-binding protein 2 isoform X3, with protein MEEEAEKLKELQNEVEKQMNLSPPPAGPVIMSIEERIEADGRSIYVGNVDYGATAEELEAHFHGCGSVNRVTILCDKFTGHPKGFAYIEFADKESVRTAMALDESLFRGRQIKVGAKRTNRPGISTTDRGFPRARFRSRGTFSTSRARYYSGYTPPRGRGRAFRFQDQWRLTTPPPVAAAPPTVSAPSLSLSAPAIHTHPILSVWGGGGGGQGDHRPAPGGLYYNNKR; from the exons ATGGAGGAGGAGGCAGAGAAATTGAAAGAGCTTCAGAATGAAGTAGAAAAGCAGATGAATCTCAGTCCTCCTCCAG CGGGTCCAGTGATAATGTCTATTGAAGAAAGAATAGAAGCAGATGGCAGATCTATCTATGTTGGAAAT GTTGACTATGGAGCAACAGCAGAGGAATTGGAAGCTCACTTTCATGGTTGCGGCTCAGTAAACAGAGTAACTATTTTGTGCGACAAGTTCACAGGACATCCTAAAGG gTTTGCATACATAGAATTTGCAGATAAGGAGTCTGTACGAACGGCAATGGCGCTTGATGAGTCCCTCTTCAGAGGACGACAGATTAAG GTGGGTGCAAAGAGAACAAACCGGCCTGGAATCAGCACTACAGATCGTGGATTTCCCAGAGCTCGATTCCGGTCTCGGGGTACCTTCTCTACATCACGAGCTCGATACTACAGTGGCTATACCCCTCCACGAGGAAGAGGCAGAGCTTTCAG GTTTCAGGACCAGTGGAGACTGACCACCCCTCCTCCCGtggctgcagcaccccctacagTGTCGGCgccgtctctctctctttccgcTCCTGCAATTCACACTCACCCCATCCTGTCCGTTTGGGGGGGCGGGGGTGGGGGTCAGGGTGACCACAGGCCTGCGCCTGGGGGACTATACTACAATAACAAGCGCTGA